The Streptomyces sp. R28 region GCGCCTCGGTCACCGTCGTCGCCGCCGACGTCTCCACCGAGGAGGCCGTCGCGGAACTGCTCGCCGCCGTGCCCGCCGCCCACCCGCTGACCGGTGTCGCACACACCGCCGGCGTACTGGACGATGGCCTCGTCGACACCCTCACCCCCGCACGCCTCGACGCGGTGCTGCGCCCCAAGGCCGACGGTGCCTGGCATCTGCACCGGGCCACCCGGGACCTGGACCTCGCGGTGTTCGCGCTGTACTCGTCGGTCGCGAACGTCATGGGCGCCGCCGGGCAGGGCAACTACGCCGCCGCCAACGCCTACCTGGACGCCCTCGCCGTCCGTCGCCGGGCCGAGGGGCTGCCCGCCGTCTCGCTGGCGTGGGGTCCCTGGGCGCAGGACAGCGGCATGACGAGCGGGCTGAGCGAGGCCGCCATGGAACGCATCGCGCGCTCCGGGATGCCGCCCCTCGCGGCGGAGCAGGGCCTCGCCCTGTTCGACGCGGCGCTCGCCCGCGACGAGGCACTGCTCGTGCCGATGTACGTCAACCCGGCCGGCCAGCGGGCCCACGGCCCCGTCGCCCCGCTGCTGCGCGGCCTCCTCACCGACGCGCCCACCGCGGTGCCCGCCGAGAAGGCCGCGGTCACCGTCCTGGACCGGCTGCGCGGCGCCGGCCCCGAGGCCCGCGAGACCATGCTGCGCGACCTCGTCGTGGGCACCTCGGCGGCGCTGCTCGGGCACCCCGACCCGAGCGCCGTCGACCCGGAGAAGGACTTCCTGGAGCTGGGCTTCGACTCGCTCATCGCCGTCGAACTCCGCAACCAGCTGGGCGAACTGCTGGGCGGCCGCAAACTGGCGGGCTCCATCGTCTTCGACAACAAGACCCCGGCGAACCTCGCCCGGACCCTGCTCGCCGAACTCGGCACGCTCCAGGGCCTGGCCGCGGCCTCCGCCGGTACCGGCGCCGCCGTCGACCCGTCCGACACCGTGTTCGGGCTGTTCATGGAGTCGGTGTCGACCGGCAAGGTGCTGCAGGGCCTGAGCCTGCTCAAGGCCGTGGCGAACCTGCGCCCGATGTTCGAGACGCCGGCCGAACTGGAGGACCTGCCCACGGCGGTGACTCTCGCCCACGGCCCGGCGCTGCCCAAGCTGATCTGCATCAGCGCGCCCGGCGCGACCGCCGGCGTCCACATGTACGCCCGCCTCGCGGCGCACCTGCGCGGCAAACGGCAGGTGTCGGCGCTGCCGCTGATCGGGTTCGAGCCGGGCGAGCCGCTGCCCAGGGACACCGCGGCCGCCGTGCGCTGGGTCGCCGAGAGCGTGCTGCACGCCAGCGACGGTGAACCGTTCTGCCTGGTCGGGCACTCCTCCGGCGGCACCCTGGCCTACCTCGCCGCGGCTGTGCTGGAGGAGACCTGGGGCATCGCCCCCGAAGCCGTGATCATGCTCGACACGCTGAGCCTCAACTACGACACCAACGAGGGCCTCGACTTCGACTCGGTCACCACCAACTACTTCACCACCATGGACTCGCCCGCGGTGAACCTGAACAGTGCGCGCCTGTCGGCGATGGCCCACTGGTTCGTCCGCATCACCGACACCGGTCTGCACCCCACCGTGCCGAAGATGCTCGTGCGGTGCGGCCGGGAAGTGGACGGCACGGAGTTCACGACCACCGGCCAGGAGGTGTCCGTACCCGCGGACGACATCCGCATCGTGCCCACCGACCACATGGCCATGGTCAAGGAGGACGCCGCCCTGACCGCCGGCGTGATCGAGGACTGGCTCACCACCCTGGCCACCGACCGGCCCTAGCCACCCCCCACCAGCGGGCCCAGCCACCCCCACCGGCGGGCCCCAGCCACCCCCACCAGCGGGAAGGATCCCATGCCTCTCTCACAGCAACTGCCCCTGATCGGGGTCGAACAGCCCTCGATCCTCGCCTTCAGCGACATCCGCCTGTGTCTGCAGGAACAGGCCCCCGTGTGCCGCATCCTCACGCCCGCCGGCGACGAGGGGTGGCTGGTGACCCGCCACGCCGAGGTCAAGGCGCTGCTGCAGGACCACCGCCTCGGCCGCTCGCACAAGGATCCGCAGAACGCGCCCCGGTTCTTCCGCAACCCGATGCTGGACATGCTCGTCACCAGCGACGACGTGGAGACCGAGCGGCGCGCCCACGAGAACAAGCGTGTCCTGTACACCAAGAGCTTCGCCGCCCGGAAGGTCCTCGACCGCCGCTCCCGCGTCGAGGCGATCGCGCACGCCAGGCTCGACGGGATCATCGCCGCCGGCCCGACCACGGACCTGCACGAGTCCTACTCGATGGAGTACTCCCAGCAGGCGCTGTGCGACATGGTCGGCGTCCCCGCAGAGGACCGCCGGCGGCTGCTCGCCATGATGGACACCGTCGGCGACACCGACCGGCAGCACGCCGAGTCCGGCATGGACGCCCTGTTCGGCTACGCCGCCGAGCTGGGCGCCAAACGCCGTGACGAACCCGGCGACGACGTGATCTCCCGCTTCATCGACTCCGGTCTCACCGACGAGGAGATCGGACTGCACACGGTCACGCTGCTGTTCACCGGCCTGTCCGGGCTCGCCTCCCACCTCGACTTCGGGGTGCTGCTGTTCCTGCGCAACCCCGACCAGCTCGCCCTCGCCATGGCCGACCCGAACGTCATGGTCCGGGCGGTCGACGAGGTCATGCGCGCCACGATCGGCAGCCCCGTGCTGCCCCGGTACGCGAGCGAGGACATCGAGATCGGCGGGGTCACCATCGCCGAGGGCGACCTGGTGATGCTCGACTTCTCGCTGGCCAACCACGACGCCCGCGCCTTCGAGGAGCCGTCCCGCTTCGACGTCACCCGCACGCCCAACCCGCACTTCACGTTCGGGCACGGCATGCGGCACTGCACGGGCGCGCCGCTGGTGCGCATCATCCTGGCCGTCGCCTACACCGCGCTGTTCTCCCGCCTGCCCTCGCTGCGCCTCGCGGTGCCGGAGGCGGAACTGGAGTCGCACCCCGGCGGCCGGCTGGCCGGCGGCCTGGCGAGGTTCCCCGTCACCTGGTGACCCGCACGAAAAGCGGCCCCCGCCCGAGGGCGGGGGCCGTTTCGATGCTCGGAAGCGGTCGGGGGCGGGTCACTCGTGCACGGTGATCGCCTGAGCCGGACAGACCGACCTGGCCATCCGCGCCGAACGCTCCTCCTGCCCCTCCGGCTCCTCCTGCAGGAGG contains the following coding sequences:
- a CDS encoding cytochrome P450 yields the protein MPLSQQLPLIGVEQPSILAFSDIRLCLQEQAPVCRILTPAGDEGWLVTRHAEVKALLQDHRLGRSHKDPQNAPRFFRNPMLDMLVTSDDVETERRAHENKRVLYTKSFAARKVLDRRSRVEAIAHARLDGIIAAGPTTDLHESYSMEYSQQALCDMVGVPAEDRRRLLAMMDTVGDTDRQHAESGMDALFGYAAELGAKRRDEPGDDVISRFIDSGLTDEEIGLHTVTLLFTGLSGLASHLDFGVLLFLRNPDQLALAMADPNVMVRAVDEVMRATIGSPVLPRYASEDIEIGGVTIAEGDLVMLDFSLANHDARAFEEPSRFDVTRTPNPHFTFGHGMRHCTGAPLVRIILAVAYTALFSRLPSLRLAVPEAELESHPGGRLAGGLARFPVTW